A window from Syntrophorhabdaceae bacterium encodes these proteins:
- a CDS encoding 2-hydroxyacyl-CoA dehydratase family protein, translating to MAEQRKPRALATQTAAKVPKMVRANMAATLSAKEEGKKVAYAYIQDAHDEILQAMDIVPAWGESFSGICAAKRDAEKYLQKAESDNFSRSLCTYATCNLGFDMLREELGETPPGAPWGGMGRPDMIIGSAQQLCDPRFKWPQATQHYLHDVPVFVGGMYYPPWDTNIDRKDVEKFYVRYATEELHECVRFCEKHTGKKMDWDRLEAIVDLSDRTWDLFIDTYDLRKATPTPMDTGDAMNTMVPITFMLGTQEAYDFYAELNAELKQKISEKKGVADEERYRLAWGAGLPSWFALGDFQYFNEKGAVFPAETTYRVAEKLSRLDLPKTSDPLEHIAWRFIRYYTHWYDKARKRPGSIPKVERIIELIEDYRLDGVVFHSAFSCRSWHAGIIMQAETLRRVYDDIPTLIMEGDIVDISSYNEVDTHNRIDAFIEVLETAKSRHNQ from the coding sequence ATGGCTGAACAGAGGAAACCAAGGGCGCTTGCAACACAAACCGCAGCAAAGGTACCGAAAATGGTGAGGGCGAACATGGCCGCTACCCTTTCGGCAAAGGAGGAGGGCAAGAAGGTCGCCTATGCATACATACAGGATGCCCACGACGAGATTCTCCAGGCCATGGATATTGTTCCTGCCTGGGGGGAGAGTTTCTCAGGCATATGCGCTGCCAAGCGTGATGCGGAGAAATATCTTCAAAAAGCAGAGTCGGACAATTTTTCCCGTTCCCTCTGTACCTATGCAACATGCAACCTTGGTTTTGACATGCTTCGCGAGGAATTGGGAGAAACCCCTCCCGGCGCCCCCTGGGGTGGTATGGGCAGACCGGATATGATCATCGGCAGCGCCCAACAGCTCTGCGACCCCCGGTTCAAGTGGCCGCAGGCAACGCAACATTACCTCCACGATGTGCCTGTTTTTGTAGGGGGCATGTATTATCCGCCATGGGACACTAATATCGACCGGAAGGACGTGGAAAAGTTCTATGTGAGGTATGCCACAGAGGAACTCCATGAATGCGTCCGCTTCTGCGAGAAGCATACCGGGAAAAAGATGGACTGGGACCGGCTGGAGGCCATCGTTGACCTGTCGGACAGGACCTGGGACCTTTTCATTGACACCTATGATCTCCGTAAGGCCACCCCGACACCCATGGATACGGGCGACGCGATGAACACCATGGTGCCCATCACCTTTATGCTCGGGACGCAGGAGGCCTACGATTTTTACGCGGAGTTGAATGCGGAGCTGAAGCAGAAAATAAGCGAGAAGAAAGGCGTCGCCGACGAAGAGAGATACAGACTGGCCTGGGGGGCCGGTTTACCTTCCTGGTTTGCGCTGGGTGATTTCCAGTATTTCAACGAGAAAGGCGCTGTCTTTCCCGCGGAGACCACCTACCGTGTGGCCGAAAAGCTCTCCAGGCTTGATCTTCCCAAAACAAGCGATCCCCTGGAACACATCGCCTGGAGATTTATACGGTATTATACCCACTGGTATGATAAGGCGCGGAAGCGTCCCGGTTCAATCCCGAAAGTTGAGCGCATTATAGAACTTATAGAGGATTACAGGCTTGACGGCGTGGTGTTTCACTCTGCCTTCTCATGCCGGAGCTGGCATGCGGGGATCATTATGCAGGCCGAGACCTTAAGAAGGGTATACGACGATATACCCACCCTCATCATGGAGGGTGACATCGTCGATATCAGCTCTTACAACGAGGTGGACACCCATAACCGGATCGACGCCTTCATAGAGGTATTGGAGACGGCGAAGTCGAGACACAATCAGTAA
- a CDS encoding UbiX family flavin prenyltransferase, with the protein MTSEQSSGRVEPEDPHLEELENPPSFPCRLVFFDEHLSYCGIDAGNVKMETGGIVKRIVVGITGATAVIYGIRLLEVLAELDVETHLILSEQAKRNICIESEYEVDAVERLARRVHDIKNMAASISSGSFKTSGMAIVPCTIKTLSGVAHSYNDNLIVRAADVALKERRKLVLMVRETPLHKGHLEMMSRVADLGGVILPPVPAFYNAPKTIKDIIDHTVGKILDQFDIDHSLFKRWEGVEDDTQTAGLNMVRSA; encoded by the coding sequence GTGACAAGTGAACAAAGCTCCGGCAGGGTTGAACCAGAAGACCCCCATCTGGAAGAATTGGAGAACCCCCCCTCCTTCCCCTGCCGCTTGGTCTTTTTTGATGAGCACCTGTCATATTGTGGTATAGATGCAGGTAATGTAAAAATGGAAACAGGAGGTATTGTGAAAAGAATCGTGGTAGGAATTACAGGAGCAACAGCCGTTATTTATGGGATACGGCTCCTTGAGGTCTTAGCGGAACTGGATGTGGAGACCCATCTGATCCTTTCTGAACAGGCCAAGAGGAACATATGCATAGAGAGTGAATACGAGGTCGATGCAGTGGAAAGGCTTGCCCGCCGGGTGCACGATATAAAGAATATGGCAGCCTCCATCTCAAGCGGATCCTTTAAAACCAGCGGAATGGCGATCGTTCCGTGCACGATAAAGACATTGTCGGGCGTCGCCCATTCATATAATGATAATCTCATTGTGAGGGCTGCTGACGTTGCTCTGAAGGAAAGAAGGAAACTCGTTCTTATGGTAAGAGAAACGCCTCTGCATAAGGGTCATCTTGAGATGATGTCCAGGGTTGCCGATCTGGGAGGTGTTATCCTCCCGCCTGTTCCTGCCTTTTATAATGCTCCAAAAACGATTAAGGACATCATCGACCACACCGTAGGGAAGATCCTTGACCAGTTCGACATCGACCATTCCCTGTTTAAACGATGGGAGGGCGTGGAAGACGACACACAGACAGCGGGGCTGAATATGGTTCGCTCAGCCTAA
- a CDS encoding CoA transferase produces the protein MKALEGVRVLDLSRFQSGPVCGMMLGDMGAEVIRVEELEGAPDRHWGLLGPDGETLSYKVAGRSRKAITLNFNGEEGKAILRELVKRSDVVLHNFTPGAPITVDLAYERLKEINGRIIVAAISGFGQNGPDREMVCFDHVAQARSGALMLTGFPNSPPLKATVTSNDMMSGLFAAIGIVTALYDREKTGEGQFIDASLLDTACFSAQMMGALILYDVYGQIRIQVGNLGFHAYIGIFETKDKEWVLISGATNGIWKRLTKVIGRPDLASTDTYGANDMVRFDNAKELDPIFAEWTAQRTCDEVLHLLQSVRIPCSRVNTINRIKDDPQVQAREMITYVEDPKIGTIPIPSFPFRMSRTPGKVTCRAPMVGEHNEEIYCGLLGFSKRKLSQLKDKGVV, from the coding sequence ATGAAAGCGCTGGAAGGCGTGAGGGTCTTGGACTTGTCCCGATTTCAGTCCGGTCCAGTATGCGGCATGATGCTGGGTGATATGGGAGCGGAAGTAATCAGAGTTGAAGAATTAGAGGGGGCCCCGGATAGACACTGGGGCCTCCTCGGCCCGGACGGAGAGACGCTTTCCTACAAAGTAGCGGGCCGAAGCAGGAAGGCTATCACTCTAAACTTTAATGGCGAGGAAGGCAAGGCGATACTTAGAGAACTGGTAAAGAGATCTGATGTCGTACTCCACAATTTTACGCCCGGTGCCCCCATAACCGTGGATCTGGCATATGAGCGTCTCAAGGAGATCAATGGCAGGATTATCGTTGCAGCCATCTCAGGTTTTGGCCAGAATGGACCGGACCGGGAGATGGTCTGTTTCGACCATGTGGCTCAGGCACGATCAGGCGCCCTCATGCTCACAGGGTTCCCGAATTCTCCCCCACTCAAGGCAACAGTCACCAGCAATGACATGATGTCGGGACTTTTTGCCGCCATCGGTATTGTCACTGCCTTATATGATCGAGAGAAAACGGGTGAGGGACAGTTCATCGATGCCTCCCTGCTTGACACTGCATGTTTCTCTGCCCAGATGATGGGTGCCCTTATTCTCTATGATGTCTATGGCCAGATACGCATCCAGGTGGGTAATCTTGGTTTTCATGCCTATATCGGGATATTTGAGACAAAAGACAAAGAATGGGTATTAATCTCCGGCGCCACAAACGGTATCTGGAAAAGACTGACAAAGGTAATCGGACGGCCCGATCTGGCCTCTACCGATACTTACGGCGCCAACGATATGGTTAGGTTCGACAATGCAAAAGAACTGGATCCTATTTTTGCGGAATGGACAGCACAGAGAACCTGTGATGAGGTATTGCATCTCCTTCAATCTGTACGCATCCCCTGTAGTAGGGTCAATACCATCAACAGAATAAAAGACGATCCTCAGGTGCAGGCGCGTGAGATGATCACCTATGTTGAGGATCCTAAGATAGGAACGATCCCCATACCCAGTTTTCCTTTCAGAATGTCGCGAACACCGGGTAAGGTAACCTGTCGCGCCCCTATGGTAGGGGAACATAATGAAGAAATCTATTGCGGGTTATTAGGTTTCAGTAAAAGAAAACTTTCTCAACTCAAGGATAAGGGGGTAGTTTAA